A DNA window from Helianthus annuus cultivar XRQ/B chromosome 15, HanXRQr2.0-SUNRISE, whole genome shotgun sequence contains the following coding sequences:
- the LOC110913902 gene encoding uncharacterized protein LOC110913902, with product MKEVIAEEVGKAIENSLSGFIDKIQNTVLSVVDERIKKLEDSTNIAKEKLGERKGCSYKEFMACKPPLYNGEVDPIICQRWLSDIEGVFERTHCDTNDFVAYGTGQLRGQAKDWWDNKKKEIGSEAARAMTWDEFKVPFLKHHSPKAVINRIKEEFIQLRQKGESIDKITGIFLDKLRFCDELVTSKEQKVYYYYNMLSAEYREFMTPSKYKTLTEIINTAREREIELKKQIERGERRAQVVNLSPRKKARTTESSKKQDGKGGSPSYKCYQLGHKKSECPELVGKKDGKDSHTETPKAKADPSN from the coding sequence ATGAAGGAAGTGATTGCCGAGGAAGTAGGAAAGGCAATCGAAAATAGCTTATCCGGTTTTATTGATAAGATCCAAAACACGGTACTATCGGTAGTTGATGAAAGaatcaagaagttggaagatagCACCAACATAGCTAAAGAGAAATTGGGAGAGCGCAAGGGTTGCTCATACAAGGAATTTATGGCATGTAAACCACCACTTTATAATGGAGAGGTGGATCCGATAATATGCCAACGATGGTTAAGTGATATTGAGGGGGTGTTTGAGAGAACTCACTGCGACACGAACGACTTtgtagcttatggtacgggtcagCTTAGAGGTCAAGcaaaggattggtgggataataagaaaaaggaaattgGAAGCGAAGCGGCTAGGGCAATGACCtgggacgagtttaaggtaccattccttaaacacCACAGTCCCAAGGCGGTTATCAATCGAATCAAAGAGGAATTCATTCAGCTTAGGCAGAAAGGTGAATCTATCGATAAGATCACGGGGATCTTTCTCGACAAACTGAGATTTTGTGATGAGTTGGTGACATCCAAAGAACAGAAAGTGTATTATTACTATAATATGCTAAGTGCAGAGTatcgggagtttatgactccctcGAAGTACAAGACTCTCACTGAAATCATTAATACTGCTCGAGAAAGAGAGATAGAGCTGAAGAAGCAAATAGAGAGAGGTGAAAGAAGGGCACAAGTTGTTAATCTAAGCCCTAGGAAAAAGGCGCGTACAACTGAGTCATCTAAGAAACAGGATGGGAAAGGCGGGTCACCGAGCTATAAGTGCTACCAACTGGGTCATAAGAAATCGGAATGCCCGGAGCTAGTCGGGAAAAAGGATGGTAAGGATTCACATACAGAGACTCCAAAAGCAAAAGCAGATCCTTCCAATTAA